ATAACATCTCTAATAGGCATCCTCTCAAATATGGCCTCCACATCTTTTACACTTCCACACTTGGTGTAGAACCCAATAAGCCCATTGTTGACACTCAAATTGCACTATAACCCAATTCTAATAGCATGAGCACGAAGAGATTGGCCTTCCATGCAACTAAAACTTCCAGTCAAAGCCGTCAAAAGGGTCGAAATTGTGATATAATCAActctaaaatcatcatttctctTCATATCACGGAACAATTCAAATGCTTTCTCATACTTAAGCTTCTTAACCACGCTAGAAATCACAGTATTCCAAGACGCAATGTCTCGTTGagacatttcatcaaacactttAACTACATACTCCATCAATCCACTAAATTTACCATAAAGTCCCATAAGCACATTAGCAACAAAAACATTGTCCAAATAGCCCATTTTGACTATCAAACCATGAACTTGTGAACcaaaattcaagttcaaaagTCTAATACAAGCAGTCAAAATAGCAACAAAATTGTGTTCATTAGGCTCAATACCTTCATCTCGCATCTTGAGAAATAACTCAATTGCTTCCTCCTCTGGACCAGACTTCGTAAAACCTGAAACCAGAGACGTAAAAGACACAACATTAGGGTTTGAAAGTCTAGTAAAGACTTTATAGGCATCAATAGCAAGACCCAGTTTGACATAAGCTGAAATAAGAGGATTATCGAGACAAGTATGCTCTTcttcttgaattttttcaattaaagcaTGCACAACTTTGGCAAGTGACACATCATCGTATTGAATTGACAAGCGAAGCAAAGTGAAGAAGTTTTCAACATCAAGGTCAATGTTGGTAGTAACGTTATCAGGTGAAGAAGAGTTGTGGATGTTGAGAGGGTAAGAAGAGATAGGTGGGTGGTGGAGTGAGGAGTGAAGGGGCTGAGGAGTAGCGGTGGAGGTGGAAGTGGGGTGAAAAGAAGGTGCGGCTATGGAAAATTTTGTGGCTTGGGAACAATTTCCTAAGCTTATTTCAGttggattttgggtttttaaatttgagattttgtgGCGTAAGATTTTGGGTTGGGATatgggttttttaaaatgtaaaatatgtgTTAGGCTTGTGGAAAAGCAACTGGAAATGGGGTGGGTGAATGTACAACAAACACTTGGGCCTGGGTCatatattttggtttggttagtgaggtgattaataaaaaatgaaagttggGTTGGGTTTGATTTGTGGAAACTAAAGTTGGGTTTATATTGAAATTGGTTTGGGTTTGAATTATGTGATAAGGcttttgggttgggttgggttttTGGACTAGGTGGAATTCAGGTAGGgtttttaattcccactttttctttttcctttccacCTGCagcctctttttcttttcttttcttcacgCTTCCAACACTAGTTTTTATCTCTTTTGATCGGAAAGCATGAAGGTTAAGCATGGGAGTTGATTCAAGTGACCGGACTTTGTCAGAACCAACAAAACCCCCATCGAAATGTACTGTTTCCACTAGATCTACCTTGATTTTGCCGAAGATTACTTCATCATCCCTGGATATTGACGCCCCTCTATCAAAATCTCCCATTTCAATTGACCCATCTTTCTTGCTCTCTGCTTCCCTACTAGTTTCCTGTTTTTGGACTGTTGTTGGTGCCCTAAGCTCTCTCAAATGCTCTTACAGTTTATTTACAGAAGAGAGACCCAACTTTCGGGCAATCCACAAAGCGTTTTCAAAAATCTTTCTCCAGTTTTTGTTCATGTCTCTATTTTTATTTGCATGTTTTTGTTTTCCAACTCTATTTTTCCTAATTCCAGATCTATCCAGGAaggtgctctgataccatatgatAGGTACCTGGTGTCAGATTTCTGGTAAGCAGCTCAAACGTCTTCGATGCGGAGTATTTGGCTGTCACAACAATCAAACTATAATGGATACGAGAACAATGTAACTGTGAATGTTGTATGAAATGGTGTAGTGAACAATAGACAAATGGATGTTTTAGAATGTATCCttgatattgaaataaaataaaagtcaacGAAATCATAAGTGCTCTGTTTCTCTTTCAACCAGCTTAACAATAAAGATAGAAAATCAAGAAACTAAATATTAAAGAGACCTAAGCTCTGGACTGAAGGAACTCCAGCTCAGGATTCCACCACCAGGTTGGGCTCTCATTCTCCTCTTTGCTTTTTGATTTTTCTCCCCATATGGCCTAGCTTTTGAGAGGCTAGGTACTCCCCTTCTCAGCCGAAGCTATctattttttcctaaaaaatgTCTCTTCCctctctcctccttttcttctatttttatacCTCTTTCTCTTCTAACTACCCTTGATTTTATTTGCCACGTGTCTACATTTTCATAGTGGTCCAGCTGCTGCCTTGCTTTTGTGTCTTCATTTCTGTCTTGCTTTTGTGGTGTGCCTTGGTTTTGTGCCTTGTCATTACATGAAGTCCTAACGCATTCCAACAGTAAGTCTTCCAACTCTAAAGGGTGTTTATATGTCTGAGTTACCCATCCATTCTATTCCTAATCTCCTGAAAGTTTTTTAAGGGTTGGATTTATTTGCCTATCCATTGTATTCCTACGTCTGAGTTACCTGTCCATTCCATTCCTAATCTCTTGAAAGTTTTTTAAGGGTTGGATCTATTTACCAGTACATATACATGCCCTAATTTGTATACCTGAAATGGTTTAGCcttgtttaataattaaatgaattaactAATGTAAACACTAAAATATCCCTAATCATGCTTTTGGAAGATGTTGATGAATGAAACTGAATTGTGAGTGGTCCATCATTTACCAGATTTAACTTCATGAATTGAAATAACCAAGTTAGAGAAGAGTTCTTGAGCAAGGGAGatgaaattaaaacaaacacacacacacaaataaaCTTACCTTGTCATGATTGTTTCGTAATTGTTTGGTGCCGCTATTAACAcccccacacacacacacatataaacacacacacacgtatTTCTTTCCAATGAAACcgaattaattttgaaatttatttaatagtGATACATTCAACTAGTATTGAcaacattaattcaaaatttttcatattcagtacaatatttcacatcaaattgtATTAGGGGgatcaaaacaagaaaaatttggATTTCATAATATAGATGTGTGTGTGTCTACAtagatacacacacacacacacatatatatatatatatatatatatatatatagagagaggtCTCAAGTAGAAATCAAAACCTCAAGGTCGATTCCAGGTAGGAATCAATCTTATAGGTTTTAAGTTTCGATTTCggttatgattttttaaatttttacaagatATCTAAACCTGCACCCCGTTCACCCCTACTAAAGTCAACCAAAACAGACCAAGGGCATAGTTTGTTGACCAAAGGTGTGGGAACCAAACATCCAACTAGTCATGTTTTAAAGATATTTGTGAATGTTAAAGTCTAAAACGATCTCCAAAAAATGTGAAAAGGGTAGCAAGGGAAAACTTGAAAAGGTGATTGTATTATGATGTTTGGAAGAAGTGATTTGTTAATTCATTTGGTATATTTGTATGGTGTTTTCCGTTAGCCACAGGTGGACAGGTTCGTAAAATTATAggtaatgtttttttttaatggattgGGTCGGCATATGGGTTGATCTGTctcttgacatatcttaaataAGAATGTTAATTTAGGgataaatataatagataagttatcgataaaaaaaattaataagaaaatggatttatataataatataaattacttttaaaatgattaaaaaaaaatttagacttGTGATCATTTTGTttaggataataaaaaattaccctGGTATCGGTAATCTATCTATGATTATCTTAGTTCAttagatgataaaatattttagtaatcttttataatcAAAGATGATAAGAGATATAGGAATAATCTAAATTTACTCTTtctaccttaggtatttaaaaattaattagataatctaaaatttcttatgattttatcttatattattttattttaagacataaataatctcattttattgtaaaataacatacaatccaactactattattttatatctcCGAAAGAACTACAGATTTTGATGCCCTCAGTTTCCTTGGCCATTGGGACAAGGAGATCTGATCTTCATAATCAATGGGATGAATGTTTTGATACCTCCAATAGCGAATGAATTCCTGTCTTTTTTCACCGAAAGAGCTTAACACTTCAGGATGCATTTTCTTCGATTCCTGTTTAACCAGCTTGGCATCAGATCGTACAACCAAACGGTGCTACTCCACCAAGGAGGAATTGGGACCTGCAACATAAGACCATGTGAAAACATCTTTGTATTCACCTAGAAGAAAGGTAAGAGCAATTTTTTTCTCGTCTGATGATTGTAGCCCATAATTGAGTAAGATGGGGGCTGTCCTCGCGAGTGTGACAAATGCTGCTTCTTAGACTAGCAAGGAAGAGTCGTCTTCAATCTGAGTTGGTGTTGGTGGTAAATTCCACTTCTTTGCCAAGATTGAAACTTGTAGCGAAACAGGGTCGGCCAATTGGAATATGTTTTATGCAAGTCATGAGAAAAATGTGGTGATCGAGAGCCATCTCTTCCATCGGAGATCCCAACCCGAGGTAACGAAGAAACCAACCCCATGATTTTGACTCTTTAGGCTAGAAGTAGCTATTTCCCTTGCTGAGAACTATTAAGGTCCAGTGTGTTGGAAATGCAGCATAGATGATAGGACTTTGAAATGGAGCTATGGGTCCTCACATTCACTGGCTATTGGTACCATGCTCAAAATGCATATAAGACTTATCCTTGATGTGTTGGTGGGTTGTTCCCGTATGTATCAAGTCGGTGACTGATAGGTAGGAGATCTCGTATATATTTGGATAGATAGATAACTATAAGGAGTAGTGAGTGTGTATTCATTCATGTACAAATGTTTAGGTTATCTAGGTGGTATGTTCAGCCAGCTCATAACAAAATGTTAGACTAATCTCAAGGCTAACACAACAAAATTGATTGAGGAAAAGGAAACCCTAGTGACCAAGCACTCCTGCCCCCATAACGGAGACTGAACACCTCCAAGTTGTCGAGGACACATCTAAAAAAGAGGCGGGCGCCCTCTACCTTTTAAGTTGACCACCCTACCCACTAATGGACTATGATATGAGGAGACCAAGAACCTGAATTGCCCAAGTGAAGCCGGGAATGGGACCGTACCACAACGATTAGGACTCGTGTTGGAGAAGTTTTGAGCGTGAGCTACTACTCATGTAGTGGCAAAGGCTCGTAACTCTCGAAGGGGCCATTAACAGCCTGAATCACTGTAGTAAACCCTTTCTTTACTCAATAGATAACGCTTATCCTCTTTCAATCAACAAAATTCGAAATGGTGAAAAGAAAGAAGTCTTTATTGAAGAGGCTTTGCACTTGAAATAACACTAATGAAAATCCAGACAACGAGTTTGGGCTTTCGAAAAGATGAAGATACAAAgggtaaaaagaaagaaatttgaaCAACAAACCTAACATAAGGATTCTAGCTCACCCACTTAAAGTAGATAAAGATTCTCAAACTATCGGTACTCGACATCTATTAAACAACACCAGAAACAAAGCTATACCATGCCCTCAGAGAAACTAGTGATGATTGCCATGAATGCTGCCCTCAAGGATATGTACAAGAAGGTCTTTGTCGATTCCTATCAATATGGTGCACCTCTCAGTAGAGGGGTGTGAAAACGCCATGGAGACTTTTACTGAATGAATAAGGATCAATTGATAGACATTTGATTAAGGAAGAGAATCCATCATCCAGGATGAACGCTTTTTTTGGTTTACTATGTGCTGATTGGATGCCTACTCGTGTGATCGATTGATGGATGAGGAAATTACATGAATGATGAGACCAGTCTAACCTAAAGTCAAGGCTCTTCCCTCTGGTGAATCTTGATTGACTAATATTAGGAACCgatttgaagaaagaaaaagcatgGCATGAGATAGACGATGGACAAATTTTTGATAGCAAATTACTTGACTTGATGGATGGAGGGAGGGCCCTTCAACTCAAGCACGAAATTAATGTTCAGTCTAGCACCTTGTATAGGGTTCTAAACCCATGCTTATTCAAATATCCCATAAATCAAGGTATAAGGTAGGGGTTTCAAAGCTTGACTAACAAGTGAGAAACTTGACTTTAAGAAAGAAGACGATACTTATAGGGCTTTTTCAGCTTGATCAGAATCAATTCAATGGTTAAATAGTAAAAGTGCTACTTAGTAATAGAAACTCGGAGAGACATAACCCATAACAAACAAAAGGGGAAAGCTTGTTTGTTGTAGCCTTATTTTAGTAGACTAGGCTTGGTAAGCGTAAGCTATTTAAGTAGGCTTGCAGCTTCGCCAGAAGAGACTAATCACCTATTTTCCTTCGCCAAAAGATGTTTACCCAGAAGTAACGAAAGGGGGAAGCTATCGTAAAAGCTTCACCTCTTGCTTTATAGAGATTGTTATGAACTGACTAGATTCTCCCAGAACACTAGCTATGCTAATAAATAGTATTAGTTCCcttcaatcaaatcaataagcttttttatttattgatttatggAAAAAACGTCCTTCTTAGAAGCCATTGAGAGGGGTCTCGACCTAGGAAAGAGAGAGTTGTCGAGTAATTAAAAACGACAGACTGTAAATATGTTAAAGTTTTTCTATGTAGGTTCGAATCTTGCCTCTCTCACTTGTTTGTTATAGACTTCAGAGAAAAGAAAGGATGTATTTGTCAATGTAGGAAAGCCCATCGAGCAAagctctttctttattttttggtcATGCCGTAAAGTGAAATTGTATTGTATGTTAGTTAGAGAGGTTGGCGAACTACTATGATCTATAGATTCCCCATCTATATCCAATCCCAACAAGAATAGAAACGAGTCGCTTTCGGCTTGGCTTGTAATCATATTTAGCTTATGTAGTGGTCGACCTTCCTAGATGCACATGCTTGCCAGAATGCCTCATTGATCCTATTTTGGATGAAGCCAAGCTAATATATGATAGGCGAAGGAAAGACCCCTACTTAATAGCATAGTGCCTGGGGAACGCAAGTTTGATCGAGGATTGGAGAGGAAAGGTGTAAGAAAAGGCTCGGGATAGATTTAGGAGTCTTTGTGTGAGTCATATGCAATGAGAGTCGCACGTACGATAATAGGGGGATTCACGTCTATATGTGTAGTGTGGTGGTTAGGCCTACCACCTTATTTGTTCCATAATCTATGGGTCTACTAGAGCTACCCATTTTGATCACTTAGCCAAGATTTTGACTGGATACGAAATCACAGGTGTTTGATCTAGTGGTGTGTTTATGGGGATTCTATCTATCACTGTAGGATCCTTATTCAAGATCACTATACCTTTTCGGGTAGTTGTAGGATGGATGACCGCCTATAGGTGGTAGGGTAGGGTGGGTAGTCTTGCTCAAATTACAACCAATCTTCCTAACCATGTGCAGGTCGGGCTTTCTCTGGAATGTTGTCACAACTGCTCGCCTAGAAGAGCCACTCACTCTATAGTGTTATCACACAAGATAAGTAAGTTGCTCGCCTGTTGGCCGGTGAATTGAAATTCTCTTCCAATGAACTGTCTATCCAGTCAAGTATAAAAAACATAGTAGAATCACACAACGCATGTTGTTGGTGTGCTTTTTGTTTgcaaagaaagaaataagagcAGTAAGGTTAAGTTCAGATTTGACTGTTTGTAGAATGAGAGTTGATTACCGAAAAAATTCCTAggaataactaaaaaaaatatctcGATAACGAAAACGTTAAGGGACTATATTAGCGAGATCTAATGGTGAACAATTGCCTAAAAGAAAAATCGCTTGGAAGTTCGAGGATTTTTAATACCGTACCTTACCCTTGAACCAATAGGCTTCACGCCAAGCAAAACTACCCTTGTCCCTTTCCTTTCTCCATTCCACCTCTTTCTTTGCTTTGTTCCAATAAAGTTTAAGGCAAAGCTAAAGTGGTTCATATGCGTACTTTATCTACTTGACAAAAGGGAATGAACTTTGTTTCGTTTCCTGGTTTATGGATTGGATTTAGTCAACGTCATGACATAATCAAAAGGAAAGAGTGAAACTTTGGTTACTGGCGAAGGCTTCCAAAGGCAACCCTCTTAAGTTTTCGATTGTTTCCTAGATTGAAGTAGCATTTTGTTGACCTACCAAACGAAAGAAGTCACTATCAAAGAGCTCACCCTACTGAAGTACTGAAAGTGCGCTCCGCTCGATGACTAAGAAAGAAATTGGTttgcatttgaattttaatgTTGAGGTCGCAAAGAAGGAAGTAGGGCTCTTATTGACTAAAGGTTGGTTCTTCAATTTCCTTTAGAATGAAAGTAGCTATGAAGCCCCTATTACTTACTTTCTTTGATTCAAAAGGCGAATAACCCCTCCCCCCAACTAGTTGTATGGGGTAGGGTGCTTGTGGTAAGCTACCTTGGATGTGaggaatttttaaaaagtttggtATTTGACAAAGATCTTCCCATTAATAGATAGGAATTTTGGTTTGATAGAAGGGATAAGATCCATTtgctctttctctctctattttctttttaaagagaGCAAATAGAAcgatataaaaagaaattgggAGATGATAAAGGATACATAGACATATAAAGGGATGTCATCTCCTTTTCATGGACACTATAACGTTGCGCTGTATCCTTAGGTTTTATGCTCTCATAGGCAATTGGATGCTTCTGTTAGATCAAAACTCCTCTAAGAGCTTTATCAGATGCGTTTGTGTGAACTTTAAATGGTAAGTTAAAGTCAGACAGTCGTAAAACTAGCTCTGTTGTGACTGCATCCTTTACCCTTTCAAAAGCTTATTGGTAAATGTTTGTCCACTCCTTTTTTTGATCCTTTTTCAATAAGTCAGTAAGTGGAGCCACTATCTTGGAGTATCCCTCGATAAAGTGTCTGTA
This is a stretch of genomic DNA from Mangifera indica cultivar Alphonso chromosome 11, CATAS_Mindica_2.1, whole genome shotgun sequence. It encodes these proteins:
- the LOC123228731 gene encoding pentatricopeptide repeat-containing protein At5g03800-like; protein product: MGDFDRGASISRDDEVIFGKIKVDLVETVHFDGGFVGSDKVRSLESTPMLNLHAFRSKEIKTSVGSVKKRKEKEAAAAPSFHPTSTSTATPQPLHSSLHHPPISSYPLNIHNSSSPDNVTTNIDLDVENFFTLLRLSIQYDDVSLAKVVHALIEKIQEEEHTCLDNPLISAYVKLGLAIDAYKVFTRLSNPNVVSFTSLVSGFTKSGPEEEAIELFLKMRDEGIEPNEHNFVAILTACIRLLNLNFGSQVHGLIVKMGYLDNVFVANVLMGLYGKFSGLMEYVVKVFDEMSQRDIASWNTVISSVVKKLKYEKAFELFRDMKRNDDFRVDYITISTLLTALTGSFSCMEGQSLRAHAIRIGL